A region of Thermobifida halotolerans DNA encodes the following proteins:
- a CDS encoding HAD family hydrolase — protein MTSTTPAAFFDVDGTLTTATSMFRFLEYRLAAEGNPPRAYREERQRLRAMTAAGVPRLETNRAYFAGYRGSSVSAIAALAEEWFRTELRLGGFFNGHVLSALHEHRGAGHLVVLVSGSFRACLDPIARYVGADVVLCSEPETESGRYTGRVQRPMIGEAKSEAVRDLAARRRIHLPSSTGYGDHESDLPLLRSVGRATVVGTDPVMRELAARNNWRVLPGAPSPAPLPLPSTTEGVRS, from the coding sequence ATGACAAGCACGACACCCGCGGCGTTCTTCGACGTCGACGGCACCCTGACCACCGCCACCAGCATGTTCCGGTTCCTCGAGTACCGCCTGGCCGCCGAGGGCAACCCTCCCCGGGCCTACCGGGAGGAGCGGCAGCGCCTACGCGCCATGACCGCCGCGGGGGTCCCCCGTCTTGAGACCAACCGCGCCTACTTCGCGGGCTACCGGGGCAGCAGCGTGTCCGCGATCGCCGCTCTGGCCGAGGAGTGGTTCCGGACCGAACTGCGCCTCGGCGGCTTCTTCAACGGGCACGTCCTCTCCGCCCTCCACGAACACCGCGGAGCCGGTCACCTGGTCGTACTGGTGTCGGGTTCCTTCCGCGCCTGCCTCGACCCGATCGCGCGGTACGTCGGCGCGGACGTCGTGCTGTGTTCGGAACCGGAGACCGAATCCGGCAGGTACACGGGACGAGTCCAGCGGCCGATGATCGGGGAGGCGAAGTCCGAAGCGGTCCGCGACCTGGCCGCCCGACGCCGCATCCACCTGCCGTCCTCGACCGGATACGGCGACCACGAATCCGACCTGCCGCTCCTGCGTTCGGTGGGCCGGGCCACCGTCGTCGGCACCGATCCGGTGATGCGGGAACTCGCTGCCCGCAACAACTGGCGGGTGCTTCCCGGGGCTCCCTCCCCGGCTCCGCTCCCTCTTCCGTCCACAACTGAGGGAGTCCGCTCGTGA